In Lycorma delicatula isolate Av1 chromosome 10, ASM4794821v1, whole genome shotgun sequence, a genomic segment contains:
- the LOC142331646 gene encoding large ribosomal subunit protein uL18m-like: MYRPLPLLSFYNNLLEKCNKVSSVKEKSLISFISNSNISVNVYVRNRNPRNLESLRIARKPTGFHLDKPGKAFWHKVIIVKKPRYISARVCHNNGNTVIQASTNEWSISRHLNRSNDRNAYVNLAQILAERSLESGICFMINGIDLNSEKSDAFIKHFEEAGIVLCEPSTYTPLTPWNIKAIEKPWNVHLN, encoded by the coding sequence atgtacaGGCCACTCCCATTACTGtctttctataataatttattagaaaaatgtaataaagtatcatcagttaaagaaaaaagtctgattagttttatttctaaCAGCAACATAAGTGTTAATGTTTATGTAAGAAATAGAAATCCCCGCAACTTGGAATCATTAAGAATTGCACGAAAACCAACTGGTTTCCATTTAGATAAACCAGGCAAAGCATTCTGGCATAAAGTCATTATAGTTAAAAAACCACGATACATAAGTGCAAGAGTGTGCCACAACAATGGAAATACTGTTATTCAAGCTTCAACTAATGAATGGAGTATTAGTAGACATCTAAACAGAAGTAATGATAGAAATGCTTATGTTAATTTAGCTCAAATTTTAGCTGAAAGAAGTCTTGAATCTGGcatttgttttatgataaatgGAATTGATTTGAACTCTGAGAAGAGTGATGCATTTATTAAGCACTTTGAAGAAGCAGGTATTGTTTTATGTGAACCATCAACTTATACTCCATTAACTCCATGGAATATAAAAGCTATTGAAAAACCTTGgaatgttcatttaaattaa